DNA from Platichthys flesus chromosome 20, fPlaFle2.1, whole genome shotgun sequence:
tttacaaacaacacaaaccttagtgttgcttttaaaaattGGGTTGTTGATAGTGCAGGTTGTCAATCCTCGCGATAAGCCATCTTCACTGTCCAAGGAGTTGCACTCGATTCTTCCCTTCATTAAAAGGCAATCAATGAAACAACATTATTGCTGTGGGAGCGGTAGACTGTATCTGTAAATCAGCAAtgagtctccacttcctcccgtgAATGAGCCTTAAATATCCTGAACCTAAAAGTAagggtgctgccatcttgatATTTGGCATAATTTTGAAAATAGACAGTCTGCGCAGTAAAGATGTTTTGTTGTTAATAGACCGATACTCATGGTCAAGAAATCCATTATAACACACCAGATGCTAATGATTTACCGCAAATTTTTGCTCAATGCTAGATATGTATATGTAAAATGGAGCCTTGTCCGTATTCTATaatctttatttagtttttgtgcACATCTTCTGAAGATTTATGGATAttgataaaacagacaaaatggaGCAGTACCACTGGTAATCatagggggcagtgtagccaatcGTTTAAGCAAGATAGGACATGAGGAAGACTTTTCAGCAATGGCGGAACTTTGTGAGGAGAGACTTTAAAAACGTGACTcggtgctgccctctagtggatgtacaGCTTAACAACCACACCAATATATACAACGCATTGGAAGTATGTCGCAGTGACCGTTAAACCAATGAGCCCTTACCTGCAAAGCTGTGAACTTCCTGTAGGAGAGCCCAGCTGGGTACGTAAGTTTCACATAGCTGTTGTAGGAGTCTTCTTCTCGGTTCTCCACTGATACGGTGACGTCCAACAGTTCATCAATGCCCACCTTCAACTCTGAGGAGCTgacagagaaaagggaaagTGAAGGCGTAGAAAAACAATAATCTAATAGTCTCCTTTTGTGCTAGCAGCTAGCGATCCGCTCAGCTAGATGCTCACAGTCTACTATGCCAGACATGTTCTtgcagagaagagaaatgtTACCTTGCCCACACCCTTAGGTTGGGCTTCACTTTTGTTTCTCACCTGTTGAAGTTGAAATCCACTTTCAGGTTATCTACACACTTGTTGTCAGTGCCACAGTTGATCTCGAATTTCAACTGTGGAAGAGAgcatgaagaaaaacaataacaatgacaTATCATAAAAGttcaaattaaatctgttcACTTACTCTGTTCAGTTTAATCGACATTTATTGCAGGTTTGTTTAAAGGTCACTTACAGAATGGTAGGTGGTGGTTTGAGCCTGCTGGGCAAGACTTGGTTTAAGGTTTGTAGCAGAGGGAATACCGTCAAAGGTGAATCTGAGCTCATTTCTAAGTACATTCAGAGCATCCTGAGGACAAGCCTGCGAGAGGAGGGCACAGTTGGGAAATACTGTTAGTTTGAACTTAGTGAGTTTGTTTGTATATAATGTGATGTTAACAACTCACCTGAATAAAGAATTTCACTGGGAAGCAGTTTGGCCTTTGTAAGTCAACTTCAATTGACCCGGTCTTCTCTCGTTGTTTGCCGTTGATGTAAGCTCTGTTGTTTGGGACCTTGCGGGTGGCATCCAGTGTTAAAGTATAATTGATCTTTGCTCCAGCTGGAATGAATGACGGTTAAATCAACATGTTACTCATGTACACAGACATGTATTTGAACAGAGAGACAGTAGCTCTGTGGTTCAAGAAAAGTTAGAAGAATGAGTAACCTGTGGAAACTGTTGAAAGTTTGGTCATGGTAAAGCAGATTTGAGCTGTGTTCTCCAGTGGGTTCTCGCAGATTGGGTTTTTTGTAGGGACCTGGTTTGGGTTGAAAGACATCGTAGCCTCTACCATTACCACAGGCTTTGACCTGGAAATGGATAGAGCAGGAAAAAATGAGGACCACCACgttttcatagcatcaaatCAAAAGCAAAAGGAGTATGTTAACAACGACGGTAATAATGACAGACTGTAGAATCTTGTACAAACCTGAGTAAGACAACTGTGCCCTTTGACCCCACTGCTAAGTCAGGCAGACTGTCGCCACTGCGGTCAAAAGACGAGTCACTGATTGACATACCGAAGAATCTAAGTCGTTGCCGGACTTCAGAGGCAGCAATTCTCTGTGGAATTTAAGTATTTTAGATAAAACATGTTAATCTATCTGAAAGAATTAGGCCTCACAGACTGAATTTGTTACAGTTCCACTAAATTCCCCTTAAACTCTTCTTTGTTCTTCATAATAAcatattcaaaagaaaaattCCCCTCACAGCCTTGAAACAACTTAACTCTAAAACTTATGGCTCAGGCCCTGCCCCTAATATCCCAACCCTCACAGTGCCACCTGCAGGTGAAGAGCTTTTTTCAGCTGCTTAACCCCACCCACAAGTTTACTTTCttaggtttgtgacatcacaaatcCATATTCTGCAGCTTTATGGTGgaaaaactcttgtctttgatGTCACGTCAAACCCTGACacatgaatatgtttttatgattttcacCAGAGGGGGACATTGAATTTTTTTGTTCCTACTCACCTGTGAGTAAGTTGAACTGACTCTGCTTCCTCCTTCGCCGTGGAATATGTAGATGCTGCCTTGACCACCATTCTCCAAAGGTGCACCGACTGCCACCTCCCTGAGGTTATCTGAGTTGAGATCAGGCAGCACAGCCAGAGAAGAGCCAAACCTCGCCTGGTCGGACTCAACCCCTCTCAGCACTAGTGGAGATTCGAAGTGACATTCGACCCTCTGTTCAAAATATTTGGAGgagatttaatgtttttctggatgttaaaaaaactaatttatttaatgGCACTAGAAGAAATAGTCACTTACCGAACCAGCTAAACCACAAACGTACACCCTTCCCTCTCTATCAGCTTCCTTGTACATCGGGGCAGATATGAGGATTAGGTCACTGTATCCGTCAGCGTTCACATCCATGGCTCGAACCTCTGCCCCAAAATATTCACCAGTCTGAAACTGTTtaagaaacaagaagaaaacaagactGTTTATTCCAGATCTATGTACACGTTGATCGTCTATATATCTGATCACAAACCACGCACATTCCAGTCGAAGGGATCTATCATCTGAGACGTCTGTGCATGAACTGCCATCACAAGTCCTCTGTGTTTATATCTCGGAGCGCCAACAATTGTCAATTGGCCTTGTCTGGTTCTTGCGATAGTCATGGAGTAACCTGAAATTTAAAAGTCAaagcaaataaatcaaaacatccAAAGCTTTAGCTACACATTACAAAAGAGTAATTTGTAAAAACTAACTAACTTTAGTAGTGGGtgtagtgtttttcttttctatgaAGGGTTTCTAATTTACCTTTAACCTTTTACCTTTTTTGAGCTTCATGTTTGACATGTGTTACTCACATGACCCTTGCATGTACAGTACTTTCTGACTCCTTGTTCCTCATTTGCCTTTTAACCTTCCTTTGCTCAATTCGTGTCGTTAGCGTGGGAGGAAGGGTTACAGTAGAAAAATACTAATCACATGTGTATTAGTTTGTTATTACTGTAAATTTCTTACCCAGATAACTGTCTTGTTCCATGAGCAAAGGCTCATATGAACTCAGCTTCTGGCCTGATAATGTGTATTCCATGTAGCCTCCTCTCCACTGGTTGGCGCCAACAGTGCCCATTTGAATTCCCTGtatttcagaaaaacacaatcagcCCATAAAAGCGAAAGTTAAATGCATTATAGCAGGGGTCTTCAAaatttttcaggccaaggacccccaagcTGGTGGAGAGACGGAGCAAGGACCCCATACCATATATTTAGtaaaaaagtgtgttttatattgaattgggcctagtgccatgtataaacatagctaccctgttattgtgcattcaatactaaactattcaaatattacacagtttcatatattcatgtttttaatttaaacatgtgcaaggtacaagGTGGTACATGTCACtgccttttatttttaacatacaTAATATGTCTCCTGTGAGTAGATATTCTATCACAAAGGCAGGTGTCGTGTCTTTGATTATTATTACCCCTGGCACATAAGCCACACTGAATCCCTCCTGagccatttccattttcagTGTCTCTCCACTGGACTGAGATCCTGAAACAGCAAAAGAAATAAGTACTGAGCTGAATCCCACAGTTACATGCCCgctatattataatataattattatttcgGTGTTGGAATACATAACATAAGAACTGGATGTGCATCATGAAAGGAGGCAAATAGACAACGTCAACCCTAATATTTGTCAACTGAGAATGTTAATTCAATTTAAGCTGTAAGTTTACATCCATACCCTCAATAGAGAAGATTTTGTCCTGCAAATTCTTCGTTATTGCAGCAAGTGCGTCAAAGCTCTCTACTCGAAACACGTGATTTGTCGAGAGCGAAGATGCAATGAGGTCCAGTTCCTGTTTCGCCCTTGTGGAAGAGAACGCATTCCCCACCTAGAGGCATGTTGAGAAAATAGATTTAAAGCTGTTCAAGTTTAGTTGAATTTTATTACGCGTTCGTGTACAATTTATCCACCTGCACTCATCACGAAACCAGAGTTAAAAAgtaatgtatttatgtaaaaaCAATTCAGAGAAGGTAAATAAGAATGTAATTAATTGAAACATAAATAGCAAAGAATGAAAAGATATATCTGTAAAAGAGACAATGTATAAATTAAGAGGgagattaaaaagtaaaattaaatgaaaagtctGTTTAAAAGTTTGGTCTTGAATTTGATATCCACATAAATAGGTTTAGGGGATTTTTAAACCAGTAAACTTTTTTCAGAATCAATTCTAAAAACAGCAAGAGAAGAGATGGTGTTGATGCGATGTGGTGAAGGATTGTAAACTTCTCATTTATGAAATTTCACTTACAATTCACAGGGTAGTATCATGTAACTGTGTGTCTGGATGTAtggtcaaaacaaaaacaaggccTTTTCTGTTAAACATATTTTGCTCATTGATGTTAACTTAACTTACCCCAATAGCAAATCGAACAATCTTTGCATTCTCAGCTAATTGTATTGCATATGGCAAGTTTGGGCTGTCAGTAGATGCTCCATCAGTAATGACGATCAGGATCTTCTTCACGTTTGGTCTGGAACCTCCTGctgatgtgaaaacattttggctgccaagacaaaaacaatatcatCTAAATAAACTTTTGTCCAAATCTTTGGtcaataacataacataacaatTTCATCTCTTGAGATCTgcattttattcatgtttgaaaatatGCTCATTATGCAACTGACTTAGTTTCCCATATTTTGGCTTTAACAGTTATCCAAGAATATACCCAATAGCAATATAACTAATGTTCAGTCACTTTATTGCTTATACATtgtgcacagtgaggaggtttaaCACACAcgttgtaaaatgttttgttgtttatcaAAAAACTGCTTTTACTCTCAAAAGAAATtatgatgtgacatttattgtgataattatcgatattGACGTGGAAAGTTTGGTCTAACTTTTGGTCATATTTTCCAGCCTTATTTTTACGTCtagctcagttttttttttttgtctcgtcCACTGTACGGGagacaaactacacacacaataCCACAAACTACATCCTCAAGAGTGTTAAATGCTCCTGTGTCAATAATTAGACCACCATCATATACATTATCACATCAGGATCACATCAGCTCTTACACCACATATCGGATGGCAGCAGCTGTGTTAGTTGTGCTGCCTTTTTGACTTATTCCATCGATTTTCGACTCCCATCGTCCAGATGAGAAAAAGTCACGAAAGTTCGATTCAACAGTGACATCATAAGAGAACTGGACAACAGCAAACtgcaaagagagaagaagaagaagaagaagaagaagaagaagaagaagaagaagaagaagaagaagaagaagaattaacTTACAGTCATGGAGGCAGTGACAAACTGTAGAATGTGATCTTTCAGTGAGTGTCTGCAATAGTTTAAGTGGCAGTGGGAACATCGTCCTGGGAACATACCTGTGTATCTTTTCCCACAAATGGGCGTACCAGCGTTTTCACAAATTTCTTCATTGTATTAAAATCTCCAGGGTCGACGCTGCCTGAACCATCCAAGAGAAAAGCAATATCTGCTTCGGCTCTGCACTCTGTCAAAGACACGTTTCAGAATTGAATCATTTGTTAAAATCCACATAGCACATCtttgacaaaaatgtaattgatgTGTCCTTTGTCctgtctgttaacatggaggaggctttaTGAGCTACACTGCAGACATCTAGTCCGCCCCGCTGTAGGTCAGTTCTAACAGCTAAGTAAACTGAGACTAATTGACTTAAACTACTGTCACttcaaataagacaaaaaagaatctaataaaaaacaggaaaacatttgtgAGCATGAATAAATGTTAAGGTGGAAAAGTTTACCAAAAGTGTATAATGGTACATTTTCACAAACTCACCTGGAGAGGACGGCGGCACGGCAGATCCAAACCGATTAAACTGGTCGATCTGGAAGCATGCACCGCTGTACATGGTGATACTTTTGCAATCCTTTGGGATGGTTGGGCCACACACCTGAAAAGAGACGAGATCATGTCATCCTGATTGAATTAGTGAACTATTTGATTCTGTAGTCGCCCCTTAAAACAACCGTTTTTCAGGCTGCAAAGCAATAAGAATGTGATTATAAGTGAACATATCGAATGTTTAATTGGACTTTTGACTGATCTCTATATTGATTTTAACTATGTTCTGGAAATCTTTGAAGTTTTACAACTCACCAGAGTGTTTTGTGATTCGGGGTCTTTCGTCATTGTCAAACCAAGGGACATGTTGACTGCAAATTCTGGTGCTGCATAGAAAACATTGAACATTTGTGTTACGAAGCTCATATGATATGAATGCTTGGTGTCACAATATCTGTTTTTCTGGTCTTTCTCTGGAGACCTTAACAGCCGCCTACCTGCAAATGGCAGACTTGTGCAGGTATCAGTGCACTTGTATATTTTCCCCCTTCTCGATGGTGAATACTGTTCAAAGGGAGCGCTGATGAGCACGCTGAGGAAATAAAACCCAGAGAAATATGGAACAGAAGCAGTATCGTATGCAACGTGCAGCTGTTTTCTTCTATCAAGAAATGCCATATGTTATTGCAGCTGTGAGACGTGTAACTGACTTACTCTGACTGTCTTTGCACAACCTGGTAGCCAAACCCTGCGGCACCGCTGGTCCAGGTCTTCCAAGCCACGGGGTCGATATTGAAACATAGAGCAGTATTCAACACTGAGAAACGAGAAATGATAAGATCAGAATCATATTTGCTGAAGTGTTATAGCAACTGTAAAACTCATCAGAATTTTTGTCTCTAGGAAAGTCTATAGACTCCATGTTTGgtattcagtttgtgtttgttttacagtgGTGTGAACTGAGGTTTACCACGTTGTCTCTTTGGATAACACCACTAGGGGGCACTAAAGCAGAGCATTTCAAACTCTGGACCTGCTAGGGCAGTGCCAGACAGACCTGGAGATGAGAAAATGCTCTTAAATCTTTATATTTTATCCCATCTTTTCATATTGGGAGTAATAGATGTGTAAAGTAAATTTAAGAAAGGACTTCCTCAAGCAGGCCCTACACAATACctcactgttttatcatttgtGAGCTGGACGTTGAGTTTTATAAACATTCTTTTTTTGGCGAGTGAAGTTGGAAAACTACATGCTCAAcccacctggtttatctgctgTGAAGATTCTTTATAAAATGTAACTGAGTTTGTGTTCACATTCACTGTTCACATCTGTGACAGATGTTTATAAGAGTTTGCAGGTAGATATAGTGCCTCcaatcaataattaatttaagaACATTCGTGAGACAGCTACTACCTCTTTGAACATCTGAGTAATTTGACAAAGCAGAAACAGGTTTTTCATCATGGAAACAAGCACAACTTCCTTCTATACGTGCTATTTTTGTACAGTGAGAGATTTGTTTGTTGCGCAagtctctcttctttttccttttttggatTCTCCAAAAATGGTCAACATGATACGAACTCTTTATCCGTCTGACTAATGATGTTCTCATGGTGAACAGCAGGAGAACAGATGAAGTTGAACCACCAGCGTCTGATGTCTGTGACTTTAACGATATTTTGGTATCTTGTACGTTTTGAACATCATGTGTATATTCGCATTAATCTTGCATAAAAGTTCAAACCTGAggttctgttgtgtttcacttttcatttcttctgacACTCTTGGTTGTGTTTTTAGCCAATTAAAATAACCGGCTTTATACTAACTTACACTGGATCACAGAGCACAAAATAGATGTGGTATGATGGATGAGTAGAATGTTTCATAAGTCATTTAGTAAACGCAGATTATGATGACTTTTAATAGCTTTAATAGCTTTTATGCAGCCAGCTTCTTTTATGGtcagtttaaatgtaaaacaccATTTTTATTCAGGATGTTTGCCTCTAAAGATTGAGGAGTCATGGGTGAACAATGTACGGAGTCTCCTCTCTGCACAGGAAGAGCAGATATAGATAATATCTGGGTGGGTTGTTGATAGTTTAGCCTCTTCTTATGTGTTCCTGTGATTATTTCCAGATTCTTGCCGACCTAATCTATTCATgtagcacatgcacacaggtcATTTAAATGATAGATgctgttaaacaaacacaatgaatcTAAATGGTCAAAACAATGTATCTACCAGTATGAGCAGTTGAAATGGGATCAATATGGAGACTGGGGTCTGTCTGGGGTGTGTTCtatattttctaaatgttgttattattgttcattCATCCTTTAGCTCGGTAAATCAAGGCAAATAATAGAATTTCTGCAGGAACATTTGAAATGTCGCAAAACAAAATAGATTACATTTTAACTGCCtcacaaatatgtaaaaaatagtTTTCTCCATCTGTAAGgatgttgtattttattttttaatttttttaaagaatatttaaGAGAAAAACCTGCAAATTTTCTTACCTGAAATgaatactgcagcagcaaatATCCAGGCCATTGTGTTATCCTGTTGGGAAAATGCATAAAGTGCGAAGGTTTGCTGACATGAATGTATGTGGAAGTGAGAGAGGCGACTATTTCTTCTACTGCCTGTGCAGAAATTATGAAAGGACTAGTTAAAAGTTGAGGTTAGAGGAACTCAAAGTAGGTGGGGTCACAATACTAACCCTTTCCATTGAATGTGGGCTGTAATGATAATAAGTCACCACTACCAGGAAGCACGGGCAGCGTTTTATTTTGATTCAATACATTAAGAACATGTTTTTAGAAAGAcaccagaagaaaacaaccttAACTTCAGCTCTTGTTGGCTGTTGTGGCACTTTTTGCTGGAAAAGGGGAAGTGGATGCAGACACAGATATGAAGGAGTTTTATTAACgacaaaaaaatctataaagTCACTTTATATTCAAGGAAACATCCACAGCAGTGAGAAAACATTAGGATATATTCCtatagattaaaataaaaatcaaatataattgtTTTGAGATGTATAGGATGTTGTCTTTTGCTAATGTTGCTGTCTCTCCTGACAACTGTGGCAGTAAGGAAGTCAAATATCACGCAGctccttttcttcctgtgtCCTAATCGCACGCCATTTGAGAGAAAGAGGTCAGCACTATGAGCAGGGAGAGTCACTGTCTGTTGACTTTATTACCTCAGATGGAGAGGTATGTTTtcgtttatttgtttatttttctgttaggattatgcaaaaatacTGCTCAACGGATTACCATAAAACTCTCATGGGCGGTTGTTCGATGTGTCaagaaggaataaaaaaaaagtggggCGAAATACATCATCTTGcctttattataaaacataatgaaaacTCATAAAGAAGAAGCATTTCTTACTAAGTCACCCTGCTTTTATCTCTTTGTCACAGCTCTGCATGTAGAGTCACTCTGCAGCTCACAGCTGCCTCTGCTCAGGAAGTGGACTTCCTACACGACCACTGCTCACTGATGATAAGGTGTAGCACTGCCACAACTGCTTGGAACCAAGCTCTCTGACCACATACAACGTATTCTCAGATGACACATGTGTGACCTGCGCTGTCACATAACCTGTCagagtgagaaaataaaacagatattaAGTGTCGTGCAACTAAACGACGTGCGTGCACAACCTTTGCAGAGTGTGCCCCTTGACCCTTTGCCTGCAGAGCAGCGACGGTTGAGAAAAAGGTCGTGAACCAGGACAGAGTGTCGCTGTGTCTTGATAAAATTTCTTAGTGCAGGTTGGTTATTTTGTCACATGCTCTCcctgcctcagtgtgtgtgtgtgtgtgtgtgcgtgtgtattagTACATTCTGTATACACCCCAAAGTTCATACATATACCCTTTCCATTTACCCTTTCAAATGACCTCCGGGAAATATGAAGCGCTTCCAAATTATGAAAGAAACAAACTGCAGTTTAACAATGTGGGAAATCTGCTTTTATAAATTGCAatataaagttataaaaaagCAGTTTGCAAGATTCACTAGTTTGCAATAGATTATCTAAAAAGTAAGATTAATTCCAAGTGAATCATTGCTGAATATTCCTGTGTGATATCTTTTATGAATCTACCTGCCTATTTGCACGACTCTCATAGAACCGTCTCCCCCTCCACCACTCGCACAACGGAGACTCTTTCTGTGCGGCTCGCTGAAACCCTCTTTGCCCTTTCGCCGGCCGCTCACTACCATGTTACTCCAGCCCCAGTCCCCTCTGAATGTCACGGGCCAGCTCTGGTTGCATCCTGTTCTTATTATAGCCGGGCAGCTGAAATGTGAGGGGTCACAATGGGAGGATAAATACAAGGGTCAGCTGGCTGTGTGGTTGTCGCAGACTAAGCCCAGAACTTCTCCTTCCCTCGGACTTCTCTCAGCTCTCCTCCTAAACTCAAAGGTAAAATAGCAGAACACACGGACGCATttcttttctgtgattatttttcTGTAAGACCTGTTGAACTTTTTGTTCTGTAAAGACATACGCTAGAGCTGTGATATGTCACATTCTGCTGGAATAAAGTCGTGGTTACTGAGGCGGCCAGAGTGTGTATGAACATgtatgaaatttaaaaaatcgAATAGGTCAACCACACGCTTGTCACAACTTCGAAAAGGGTAGTGAGATATGTGGAGCATGGGGCAAAGGAGGGTCGGGGGTTGGTAGGTATGTGTAGCTGCAGCACACAAAGTGCCTAATGTAACTGCCGTGGTTACAGCCGTGAAAAACTGCAGCCACAAGGTCACAGCTACTGTCGATTTGATTCAGGAACAAGTCACACTTTATGATCAGGCTCTTAACTTACACCATTAATGTTAACTTCTGCCCATTTGTGTTATGTTAACAAACTGTTTTCCCTAATGATTCCTTGTTATCTCATTCTTTCCTCTCCAGAGTCAGGATGCCTCACGCATTTCCTTTTCTCACTCCTGAGCAGAAGAAGGAGCTCAGCGATATTGCTCACAAGATCGTCGCTCCCGGCAAGGGAATCCTCGCCGCAGACGAATCCACTGGTAAAAACTTCTTTATACAGTTATTTTAATGCCAATTGCTCTTTTTGGACAGCTCTGTGATATTTATGATGCACATAATAAAGTTGGTATATATACATGATGACAAAAGTTATGCAACAAGACTAAAAGGGTCTACAGAGCATTTTAATGAAGCTGATGATTTTCTTACGCAGTAAGTACGAAGGGTTGTCAAAAAGGCAATTTTAAGACCAACACATCCATGGGGTGCTCATTTAGGTGGAAGTGCATTTGCTATATTGACAACTTGGGCAGGACAGGAAAATGACCACCAAGTCAGTCTGTAACTAGAGCAAAGACACTAAGGTTGCACTTGGCATCACTTTGTATTGGGTGTTATATAGGGCCCTGCACATTTACCAGCAGTCACTTAAAAAACTATCAGTGAGAGAGGTGTGTGCAAAGAGAAAGTCTACATTTGCTGTTGTGGGGCAATACTTTGATGGAGAGTAGGTAAGGTTTGTTAATCGCTGGACTTGTTGGGGTCCGGAGAGTCAAAAAATCTAGAAGCAAAGACCTTAAGTTGGCACCAATGTACCCAAACGACTCCCTGATCACATAGCAGGAACTGTCGTGCCTATGCATTTTTAAAGAGCAACTGCCAAGTCATTTTCAGGATCACAGATCATAGGTGGTGACTGAAAATAAACTGGAAATAGTTTGCCATCATCTGTAAATGCACAATCAAACATGCCAGTGCAGTTAACATCTGGACTAAGCCATCATCTGTCTCTTCAAACCCCCCAGGTAGCGTAGCCAAGCGCTTCCAGAGCATCAATGCTGAGAACACTGAGGAGAACAGGAGGCTGTACCGCCAGCTCCTCTTCACCGCTGACGACCGCGTCGCCCCCTGCATTGGTGGCGTCATTCTCTTCCACGAGACCATGTACCAGAAGACCGACGATGGCAAACTCTTCACCCAGCAcctgaaagacagaaatatgGTGGTTGGCATCAAGGTCGACAAAGGCGTTGTCCCTCTGGCTGGAACCAACGGCGAGACAACCACCCAGGGTGAGCGAAAGAAAAGATTTATATACAAATAGTCAAATCGATCGGTATCTCGTAGCATCTCTCTGATCCACTCTGTCCTCTCCCTCGTTCACAGGACTTGATGGATTGTATGAACGCTGTGCCCAGTACAAGAAGGA
Protein-coding regions in this window:
- the LOC133931877 gene encoding integrin alpha-M-like: MAWIFAAAVFISVLNTALCFNIDPVAWKTWTSGAAGFGYQVVQRQSDVLISAPFEQYSPSRRGKIYKCTDTCTSLPFAAPEFAVNMSLGLTMTKDPESQNTLVCGPTIPKDCKSITMYSGACFQIDQFNRFGSAVPPSSPECRAEADIAFLLDGSGSVDPGDFNTMKKFVKTLVRPFVGKDTQFAVVQFSYDVTVESNFRDFFSSGRWESKIDGISQKGSTTNTAAAIRYVVQNVFTSAGGSRPNVKKILIVITDGASTDSPNLPYAIQLAENAKIVRFAIGVGNAFSSTRAKQELDLIASSLSTNHVFRVESFDALAAITKNLQDKIFSIEGSQSSGETLKMEMAQEGFSVAYVPGGIQMGTVGANQWRGGYMEYTLSGQKLSSYEPLLMEQDSYLGYSMTIARTRQGQLTIVGAPRYKHRGLVMAVHAQTSQMIDPFDWNFQTGEYFGAEVRAMDVNADGYSDLILISAPMYKEADREGRVYVCGLAGSRVECHFESPLVLRGVESDQARFGSSLAVLPDLNSDNLREVAVGAPLENGGQGSIYIFHGEGGSRVSSTYSQRIAASEVRQRLRFFGMSISDSSFDRSGDSLPDLAVGSKGTVVLLRSKPVVMVEATMSFNPNQVPTKNPICENPLENTAQICFTMTKLSTVSTAGAKINYTLTLDATRKVPNNRAYINGKQREKTGSIEVDLQRPNCFPVKFFIQACPQDALNVLRNELRFTFDGIPSATNLKPSLAQQAQTTTYHSLKFEINCGTDNKCVDNLKVDFNFNSSSELKVGIDELLDVTVSVENREEDSYNSYVKLTYPAGLSYRKFTALQGRIECNSLDSEDGLSRGLTTCTINNPIFKSNTKALFTVSYGIESNRQFDRKIFISANASSENQEHSTSSELYQMKELDVKYSIFVTFESSLSYNNFTSGKNDLLKPHKQSLLVTNNIRALNFTVVIKVPVKLGDKDIWVDSSSLQIPDCQRDADEDHTVTDFVAKIKKNNVVDCSVARCGVFRCSRFMGRLESKKYNISANISSGWIEQIGLDSAKFLLTSTATLEYDTNQYIFFSTGSNNKPPIHKIEAEVEVYPQPDFTKEIVGGSLGGLALLALLTAGLYKAGFFKSKYKEMMNEAEAAAEPGADEASAIQEQ